From the genome of Falco cherrug isolate bFalChe1 chromosome 10, bFalChe1.pri, whole genome shotgun sequence:
AAAGAGAAATCATGGATTCAGCAAAGacacagcagggagctggagggtCTCTCCATTCACAGGCTcccaggtggcagcagcagtccCTCACCCACCGACTCAGGTAAATGGGCTCAGAGATCCTTTCACCTTCTCACCAACGTCATTCCATCGTGCAACCCCAGCACAAACACCACGCAACCTCCTCTGTGCAAAACCCTCCCGTGACACAGCTCTCGTCATCttaattttaaagagaaaagcaagatgaGAAAAATTTCTAATTCCTTTTCTGCCTCACCTGGAAGTGGccaattttctgtccaaatgcTTCTCTTACATGTAGGTATGGAATTGCGTGGTCAAGAACAGCTTGCATGAGCCTAAGAAAAGTACAGAtatgcaggaaaaggaaaacagaactattaactattaataaaaaaacctcgGAAGTGTAATCTAAGGCAAAAAGATTCTCACACCTAAAATGATAAGGCTGCTATCTTCCTGTAGCTCCGCTCACACAACGctaagaataaaatccaaaggtcccttttttctccttagtgCTCTACATATTGCTCATTTGGGACATCTTGTGGTAAGGTCTTACTTTCTTAATTCAGGGGACCGAGATGAAgagctgaagggctttcctacagctgcagccagggcagtcTGTGCTGCCTTGCATCTCCAGAGAGCGCTGACTCAAGGAGTACTAGCCAACACCATAAAAACCAGCATAGGCAAGAACAAGAAGGGTGAAAAATCCTCCTTCTGCTTTGTGGAAGATGGTCTTTCCGCATGAGGATTAGTACAGAGAGACCAACAAGAGGACAAGAGGACTGTAGGGTAAAAACAATTACTGGGGAGCTTAATGACTGaataaatgaagaacaaaacctTTACCCAGTCCAGTGGTCCCTCTCTGTGACAGTCTGGATAGCCTTTTGGATTTTAAGGATGCAATGAACTGGTTATTTCCAGAGTAATACACACTGTGGGGCTACAGAAGCATGCAGTCAGGGACCAAGGTGGATTTGCCACCTCTGGAAATGTTCACATCAAGGCTAATATTTCTAAAAGCATGCTCTGGAGGGTCTGTGGCCTGGGCTACACTGGAAGGCAGAGATCTGCAACCTTTCTGGCACTGGTTCATTCCATCCCTTGCCCCTCGGAGGGTGTTCCACACAGATGCTTTcaaactaaaaaacccacaaacctgcAGGAGGAGTGCTAAAGGAGAAGGTGGAGCAGATGCAGAGCAAGCCGTGGCTGCCTGGGAGTGCGGAGCCGAGcaccctccagcagcagcccagctgagcAGCCATGGCACAGCTGGAGTACCCAGCAGCTACGGGATCTCCCTGCTCGCCTCCCCTGCAGCTCGCTGCCTTCCACGGCTCTGGCCCAGCACCtcctcccagcctttcctcttccctcagaaGCTGCCCCAGTATCTCAGTTCTCCATCCAAGATGCTTCCTGCTGAGATCTGCAACCACCACTGGAGACCCACCGGGCTAGGTGAGAGTGAAGGATCCTTCTGGCCTATAAAAGATGACAAACTATAAACATCTATAAAAGATGACAAACCCTTACCCCAGTGGGCCACCAGATAGCACAAGTCTCTCCAGGTCCAATCCACTCATCAGAACATAGACTCCTTTGCTCAGTGTCCCCAAGATATTTTCAGCTGCAATTGGCAAAGGAAAGTGATTTACTTATGTGCAAAACTGTTGTCCAAGGGCCCATGCTCCCTGGGGGGAGGACCGCAACTTTCAGTCCCATTCACCTCTCTTTCTGGCTTGAGACACAAACATTCAGGCTGAGTTAGACAGGCACTGAGTTTAAATACATATACTCCCTACCACCAAAATGTCAATATTCAATCCAAGCAaagccaaaaaggaaaaggcagtaAAGGGTTATAAAGTGCTTGTACAATCGCTGCTATTCTCTCACCTCTTTTCTAAAGGGTAAGGTGCTCTCCAGAGATCTTCCCGCTCAGCACCAACAAGAATAGGAGACTTAACAGCCTAGGAGGACAAAATGGGAGCCCCCTTCACCACCCCATTAGCTTGTATCTAACCCAAACTGACAGCATTACCATCTGATGTCTACCGAGTGTGTATCTGAAATGAATGCAAATCCTTGTCTGATATGCTTGGGACACCTCTGAGCATTCCCAGCACAGGAACCAAAGCCTACACAGCAAGCAGTCAAAGCTCGCCACTCATCACATGTCAGAGTGATGTACATTAGTCTTCTGAGATTGGAGAATACGAACAATCATTATCCCCCCTTCTGTGAGAGAGCCTGAACAGAACACTGCAGTTGTTACAAATAAACGTTTTAAAAAGACAAgtattatttctgtgaaaaaggaacaggaaaataGCCACATTAGGTAACGGGCTGAGAAAAAACTTCAAGAAACTGTTTCACTTTGGGGCAATCTGAAGCACGTGCTGATGTTAACAAGTAtaaaaagagaagcaggaaCAAAGGGCTCACCTCAGCAAGGCTGTACTCTAACCATTAGCAAAGAACTTAAAAGCCCAACAACTGCGCTTTGTAGATGGACAGAGATCGAGCCATATAGGAGAACTGATATATATTTCAGGATTTGACCACAAGAGATCTGAGAGGTGTGATATGCAAAGCGAAAATGAGACGGGACTTGGACACATGCAGATAAGTCTCCTGATATAATCTGCTTTTCAGTGGCAAAAGCTCATGGACTGCATTGTCTCCTGCTTACTGAAAAGCATGTTGATGTAGCGTATGGAGAAGTGCAGCTTCTGCAGGGTCATCATCATGATATGGGGctagaaagaggaagaagaatgaagctTGGCTTTCAGAGAAAAACCTCAGAAGGGCCACAGGcgagaaagaaaaatactaatacCAAACATCACTTTGAAGAACAGAACACTAACGTCAGCATCAGTAATAATACAGTGACAAAGCTGTTCACGAGTAATGACATCTTACAGCTAAAAAAAGGACTGAATAGCCTGAACACTTTCCTGTACATCCAGGGAAAAGGTATGGATAGGTATGTGGTGAGCTGAAGGACGTACGTGCTGACTGCACAAGGGGGGCAGATCTGCTGGCTGCgtatcacagaaaaaagaaaaaaaaaccaccaaaacccccaaacccctggGGCTCTGAATCAACTTTTACCAGTACAACATGACCGAATGAGTCCATGGACAACAGCCACTATGAGAGAAACACCAGCCATTCAGCAGAGCGTGGCTGACAGCGAAACCCACATAATTTAAAGTGGATGGAATTGCAGTGCTAAAGGACATCTTGATCTGAGAGAAAGATCCTGCAGACATATGAAATAGCATCAGACTGGTTCAGCTTCCAAGGCAGAAGATCAGAAGCAGCATCAATGGCCAGAGTGCAAAGTGTGTTAACTTTCAACACTGCAATGATGTGCTTCTCCGAGTTatcagaaaatggaaatccTGTTACCATGAGAACATGCTGTTCTGTACGGATGATTACCCAGGAGATGATCTGAAGACTGGGGCACTGGCCTTTCTGATTTCAGAGCGGAGGGATCCAATAAAGTTAGAAATGTCAGATTTCCGCTGAAACTCTTCCACTTACTGCAAAGCAGCTTTTGGTGGTGTATGGGGAGCAGGAGAGTTACTTGCTCTGCAGATATGCAATTAGGATTTTCATGAGCTCAGATAAGGCATCTCCTCCACTTGCTATATAAAGGCTGTAACTTTTCTATCAACAAAAATAGCCGCTGGAGTAACAGAAATGGCCATTACGGTGGTCCCTGCTGTACTAATGCGTGGTGGGAAGGATGTCCATTTTCAGGCCCTGACCCCAAAATAAGGCAGAAATGTTATGGGCAAACCAAACGTCTGTTGGATAGTCTCCAgtgactttggaaaaaaaacacccttgaAATAAGCTCTCCGATATACAAGATGGGGAGCTCTAATGGAAACAAATGAATTTGTTCGGAAGCCCCACctcagctttgcagaagcaCTGGTTAAGAGTTAGGTCCACGAAGGTGAGCCAGAAGTTACCTGACAAGGGGTGTGCTCACTCAGTGCAATCCAGCAGAGTGCACTTTTCCAGTTTCGCTAGCTCTCTTTTGAGGCTGCCAAAGAGCAGATAACCATCTGCAAAGCCCGCTAGGTCACAGGCTGAACACGCATGTAATTAGCGATCCAATTTATCTGATCAAGAAGACAGGAAACCACCACGTGCACACTGCCATGATTTGAACGCAACTCACCTGGGATCTTGCAGTCTTCAAAGATTAATTCACAGGTATTAGACCCTCGCATTCCCAGCTTATCGAGCTTCTGGGCTGTGCTGAAACCTGGCATTCCCTGCAAAGTCAAGacagttaaaatacatttcaaatctCAATTCTGACAGACTAAATAAAATCGCTAGAGATCTGTGGAACTTCCCTGACCACAGGAACATGAAGGGAGTCAAAGTGAACTGCCCACTCTGGGAACAAGAACAGGTGTAAGTGCAGAGGAAGCAAAtgagcagagaaaaatgcaCATATGTGGGGCACATATGAACCCAGTGCATCCATTTTCTAATGCACGTAAATATCAAATACATAAACTGGACAGCTGCCAACACTGACTCTCCCAGAGTAAGGGCTGCAAGCTTTGCCAGTAACTGAACTATTTAATCGCTGTCAGGTTAAGTCCATCAGAAGGCTTACTGATCTCTGAGATTATACATTTCCAGTACCATCTATTTTATCACAGCTTCCTGTCTTCCTTGTGGTGAAGGTGTATATAGCATAGCCCCAAATctttaaaagggaagaaaaaacccattTTCCCAGGGTTCCCCATTGAACAACCtgtttctgctccctgcccatGAATGTTTAGGTCATTTCAGGATTCCAAAGGGGCAGTGCAAAAAAATGGGAGGAAGAAGTTAATAGAGGTCTTCTAATGTCTTGgcttaaaaaaagcccaacaaaaccCAGCCCACCAAGTTAGATAATAGGATAGTAGGATGTATTTACAAGGCCTCCAATATCTCTGTCAATTTTTGGCAACAAGCAAGCCCTTTCACGTTGGAATCTTGTCTGCTCTCTCTACACTTTTTGGCCTAAAGACTGGTGACATGCTTGGATACGCCAGGGGTGCCCAGCTGACAGCGCAGTATGCCATGTCACCGCAGCAGAGGACTAGTCTCACAGATTTATACAATTGTCAGAAAGTAGTTGGTCATTGAGCAAGGGGGTGACAGTTATAGAAAGAAAACTAGCTGGTTTCTAAATGAGCCAGTGAAGGAGCTAGCTTTAGAAAACCCACTACAATAATACTTGTGAGAATTGTTAAACCTACCCGCTCCACAATGAATGCAGTTATACCTCGGGAGGCTGGAACAGCATTAACATCAGTTTTAGCATAAACAATGAGCACATCTGCATCTGGTCCATTGGTGATCCAAAATTTGTTCCCATTCAAAACAAAGTAGTCTCCTAGAAGCAAAGAGCTGCAATCTGTTAGTTCACAAGAGACATCAGACCAACACCTATATCCTCACTCCATTCATTTCAAAACAGGCTTTCAAGGATGCTCCTTAAGACCCCTACAAACAGCATGCGCAAGTTGCTCCTGAGTTCAAGAAAGCTAATTTCCTTAATTTCTGGAGTCCAAAACCAGTTTAACAAATGCTTGACAAACTAAAGAACCTACCACTGGTTCCATCATACCATCAACCTCCACAGCCACAATCAGAAGCCCACTTTCAGACCTTCAACCGTGTACCTCATGCCTTCACTACCTGGCTTTATAACATATTGAATCTCCTGGGAGGCAGCACAAGCCTGCAAACATGGTCTGGTATATCCAAGACCAAGCACCGTATCTCAGTGGTGTTGGGGAGTTTAGTCTAAATTTACAGCAGACATTTACACCAGCAATCTATCCAGACAGCACACGACAAGCCTTACCTTTCTTATCTGCTTTCAGCTTCATGGACACGACATCAGATCCAGCATTAGGTTCGCTCATTGCTAAGGCTCCAATGTGCTCCCCACTAATTAGCTGGAAGAAATGACAAATACTAGAAAGGGAGGAAGAGCAGTAGCATTGTTTCTGTTCCCTCTTTAgcctgccttctttttttttctttttttttttccccctctcctcccctctcccctgcacTGAATCTCCACAGTAGCTGTTCCGTGTGAGAACAGCAAATGAGAGCTGCTGTTCCTGGTAGAGTCCTAGCAGGGAGCTCCCTTGTACTGCTGTGCTGAGGGAACAGAACCAAATCACAGCGGGATGAGAAGGATGACTCAACTTATGTCTGAGCTAGATGAGTACAGCCCTGCTTATAAAACACCATCTCCAGGAAGATGCCAAAAGAACCATGCAGGCAGCCATATGCCTTTCACAAGCTCCTTGTTCTGGGCTTTATGGCTGCCCTTTTACATAAACAAGGATTGTTTAACACAAAAGGCCAATGATGGGGATGAAAAGAGATTGCAAAGTCCTTAGCAATGTTCTCATAGCCCAGTTCCCCCACACTTGCACTACAAAAGCAGATGGACATCCTTCTTCTATGCCTGCTCATACCAGGCTCTGTCATAGCTGTTGCTTCCTGTTCCTTTCATCCTGCCCTTTTCTCCTTGCTTCCCCcaacccttttttttctccctgtgtaCTTTTATCCATCTTCTGCTCCTTttgatctctttttttaaaaaacagactCAACACTTAAGATATATGTTCAAGCAATTCAATCCATCAGTGCATTTCCACAGAAGTCTTTGTGATCTGTTCAAAACTAGTTAAGTACCCTGTCACAAACCAAGACAAGCAAGAACTAAAGTGATCACACATCTTACTGAAAGGCAGCGAATGAGGGCATCAACATACACCTGAGCAGCAATGAGGACAATTCAGAGTTACATATTAGCAGGCTGCACAACCCTGTGAGGAAGTGATACTATACTTTGCATGTGGCTTAAATCAAGTTTCTTGCACTGATAATTTTAGTAGCTGGGATTCAATGTATCAGCTAAGTTTTTCCACGCATTTAGAAACCTGAGATCTGTTGAACATGCTTTTGAGTCACAAACATCAATGCCCCAGATAACGAAGTTTCGCATGTAGTTAATCAGCATAGGCAAACCAAGCACCTAAGCagtgagaaatggaaaacataaTAGGAAAGCAGTGACTTTCATTCAGAAATCTCTGACCGATTTCAGAATTTGGAAGAATATCATCCAGCGCCACCTCAAATCCTCATTTAATAACGCAGCTCCAGAGAGCTGGACTACGCTGCCTACAGACGTGGAGCTTGGCACAGGCAGAGGTCAATATGGATTAACAGGACAAATATTAACACAATAGAGAAGGGCAAGTTTAGCAAGTAAGGTATTTCCTAAGGTTGGGTGACGGAGATTGACTAGTGCTTAAAATGCTACACACCATGAAAGATGTTCATCCTTGTACACagccaaaacccaaaccctttcCAGTTTCACCTCTTCCAGCCACGTACCTTGGGTAAGTACTTGTTTTTCTGGGCCTCGTTGCCGTTACGCACTAGCTGGTTGATACAGAGGTTTGAGTGGGCACCGTAACTAAGCCCGACAGCTGCTGATGCACGAGAAATTTCCTCCATCACCAGCACATGGTCCAGATACCCCAAAGCAGATCCACCATATTCCgctgaaaagagaagagaaacctCATGTCAACCACCATGGAGTATATCACACATGCATGGGGTCCCAGGGTCAGGCTCAGCCTTAAATGAGACCCAAGACACAGGGCAGCTTCTGCTTTTGACTGACACTGTCCCTGAGCTGGGACCTCTGGCCTTCCCCGTcatctgaatttcagttttcttatcTTAAAGGCACAGTGATATTACTTCTTCAGCATAATCAATAATTTACTGCATATTTGTACAGCATAGTTTTATACATAACATGCCTAAGGATACATCTAAAACATCCTACCAATACTTGCAGAACAATGAGTCCTTATCAACCAACCTTAAGTGCAACCTTAATGTTATGACAAAGATTAAATCATAAGGTGGCAATGTGTATTCAGTGAGAGGACAAAGGAACACAGGGCAAGTCTGTAAAGTCCATGCATGTTTGTCGTAACAAGGACCCCTTAACAAGTGAGGAATCCTCAAACCGCTCAAGAAGTGGGGCACTAGGGACTTTCCTAAGCCCACAAACATGCAGGAGACCAGCATTTTCATGGGTATCCAGTTCAGAAGGAGAATGATCCATAAATGTAACTGCTGTGATTCACCAGTGGCAAGACTGCAGATTTCAAGAAAGGATGAAGTGAGACAGAGCAGCACGATCATCCTAACTGGGAATCCAGCTAGGCACACCGAGCTGAGTCTAAAACTGGTGGTAAAGATTAAAGGTACACAGTAGaacagggagagggagaaggcaggaaaaaaatgagaaggctGAGAAATGCATAATGTCCTCAAGCAGCTGACAGCCCACAAATATACAGAGATACACCTACACACACACTTATATACACCCAAATACAGTCACATCCCAATGTAGAAGCTTTGTTCTGCAGGCAAGCAGCAGGTGTACTGCCAAGAACTAAACCAGGAGGTCATAAACACTGCGAAGTAGTCAGGGAGGTAACCCGGGAACACCTACTTGTCATCCAGATGAATGCTGTAAGCAAGCAGCAACAACAGTAACAGCAAATACGTTTGCACACTTACAGTGCCCAAAGAGCTGAGTGTGTAACCTGGGCTCGAAGAGGGCTACTGTTCCTGACTCATCAAATTAACACAACAGCCACTGGCACTACACGCAGCCTTTCCTCCCATGGCACTCATTCTGACTCCTGTCTTTATCTGCAGGGCTCTTCGTCCTCTGAATCACCTCTCACTGCCACAATCAACGTTTAGGGTTTTACCATCAATATCCTAAAAGATGGGTTTAATAATTTCCCATATATGCCAAAACAAGAGAGTTCTCTACTCACTCCCATAGAACGGATGGGTTTGGTGCTATTGCCTCAAGACACAAACAGTAACTGCCTGCTGTAAGCAGGACTGGCCCATGACTGCTCTGTACTGCAAGGGGTGCATGAAAATAATCCTGCCAGTCAGCTTCTTGTATAATACAAACCACAGTGTGACTTAGAATGATGCTGCCCTTTCAGAATTAGTCTTTATGTACTATTGTTCCACAGCAGCtacatatttgcatttcttaacTTAGCTCTTTataaaatgaatggaaaattaCAAACCAACATAGTTTTCTtagttttaagaagaaaacaaaaagtactgttatttaaaatgctcCCTTAATAGACTTGATCCACTGGTGCCCAAACACGCCATTTAATTGAGCATACATCTTCGTAAGATTTCACATTATCTTCACATCCTAAATCCCTGTCCTCACCTCCTGCACTAAAGCCAAAGCCAATAAAGAAAGCACACACAACTCCACGAtcaaaaataaggcaaaaaattCTGGGTATAGGAAGGTTTTAGAGGTAAATCTTTGAGGAAATCAAAAAGGACAGGGCTCATGAGGGGACGGCTTATTTATAGTGTGGGAAACTGCTGTAAGCCTCAGGCACAAcatcaaagaagaaagaaggtaagagtgagaaaaaacaggagCAGCAGTAAATTGGGAAGagtaaagagaaagaaagcagaaatacagactCTTTCAAGCAGACTCAGTGCcactgaaagaaatgcagaggcATTATTTCAACGCATTGCTATTCAGCTTGCTTCTGCAGAAGCCTTTGCACACGCACATCCAGAAACACAGACTTCACGATGGGGAAATAAAGGCCCCATTGGCTGCTTTTCTCCACTAAGGGCTTCTCCTCATTACACTGTGTTAGTGCATTCAGCATGACCATAGCAGCCTCAGTAATCTATAACATTAATCAAAACACTTTTCAACTAACCTGGACAAGGCTGAATAAGATTTACCCTGATTTTTTCTGACTGGTTGGACGTGGTCAGCTCTCCATTAGTTATCACGGCTTTTCAGAGCATTGTTTTATACCCTTTAACTTCTCCTATTAGAGATGGATGTTTGTTCTAGGatacttttcttcaaaacttgCAGCAAACGCTTCATATTAGAGAAGCGCAAACATGCTCGAGCTGCATATGTTATATCTGGAGAAACCATTTCTGAGCAGTACTTCTAAACTGTAAAAGGCATTCTGTTAATCATCCAGAAGAAGCCTAACATGGAAAAAGGATTCCAAGTCAGTAAAGAGTAACAAAAGTTGcgaaatactttttaaaaaacacaaagataGGAGCTTCTGGATAAAGCAGGTGTCACATCACAGACAAGGTTGTTATGAACCGGAAAGCCTGTGTTTAAGTAGTCTCTCTTTTGTTTGAGGAATCACCCAGTAGAAGGTAAAAGGTGGGGACAGACTTACCAGGAGCCGTGATCCCCAGAACGCCCAGTTCCCCGAGTTTCTTCCAAAATTCCTACAAATACAGAACAAGCAATCAGTCCAGACGCACAGTCAGAGCATCAGCATAAGAAGTTTTCCCAGGTAGCTCACTGAACACATCAATTTACCTTATTCTTGTGATATCTCCAAGATAAATACATAATACCTActccatctgcagcagcagcagctccatccTTTGGACTAAGAACCCAGACAGACTTAAGGACATTAGTTATGCTACACACGGGAGTGGTCTGTTGAATCTGGTGAAAATTCACAAGTCTACATTTAATTCTGGAAGGACAGGTCTTAAGATTTAACTCACTGCCcagtttaaaaagaattttaaataattaaaacttcacattaatttaaaaaattgcacTTCTAGACTTTCATATACTATCTCTTGCCAAAGATTACTTAGGATGTTATGACTTAAACTTATGCTTGCCTTTTACCTCAGGCATCCTTGTCACTGCTTTGGCAGCACAGTGTGGGCCTAtgagcctgcagctgctgccaacAGCAGTTAGCACAAGCCATCCATGACTGAAACCACGGACTTATGTACAAGAGCTGCTATTCGCTGGTACTTTTAGTAAAACAGAAACTGGTAAGCAAAGCCATGGAAGCGTCCTTAGTAGAGATCAAAAAAAAGGGAACATTACAGCCTTGCAGGTGGTTCTAGAAAAGTTATAAGGTGACCACAACAGAGAATTTGTGAACACTTTGGACTTGTGAAGCTAAGGGAGCTGAATCCACAAGGGCCACTCAAACATGTAACCTGTAGGTTTTCAAGACTGCCAAGACACTAGACATGCACAGGGCCTAGATAAACATTACTGAGTCTTGCGTAGTTGAACTTTGTAACGTACATGTCCATCTGCTAGAGGACAAACCGTACTCCTTGTTCACCAACTCCTCCATTTGCCTACCACCCCGATTATCACTGGCAACGACACTGCTCAAGTGACAACCTCATGATTGaaggcacagagctgccagctgaCTTCAGACCTGCGCAACAGCTGTGTCTTGCACATAGCATCACAGAGTAAGAGGGAACTCATGACATAGTGCAGTAGCAAAGGATGTCCCCAATGAGGACCACAAAAatgctggggggcagggaggggagcatCTCTTTGCTGCTCCTTCAGACTGCAGCCTCCCCTCCACTACACGATGGACCCACAGGTGAACGCTTGTCTCATGGCCTCAGCATCCAGTGATAATTATCAGCAAATAGTCTCCAGAGACTTCAGAAAGTATTATTCAATAGCTCTGGATGACATCTGGTGCACCAGGCTAAATTTATATACTTCACTTCAAAGCTGTGCATATATCCCTAAAAATGTCAACATCAGAGCTCTGGGAAATCCTAGCAGATGTTCTGAGCTTTTTAAGTCTTGTGGAGCTTATGAAAACCAATAGTTAGATATCTCATTTTCATCCATCAAACAATCCTGTTGCACaaaatttgttgtttttattaggAAGGCAAGTTTCAGCTAGACGGTCAAACAATGCTACACTTCAGCATTTGCACACAATATTTTCACAACAGATTTGAGAGGAAACTCAGCTGTCCAAGGAAGGGTCCTAGCTAGGAGAATACAAAGCATATATTGGAGGAGGAGTGTGAACAAAGCCAAGCAGAAATACCACAATAAGAATCCAAACAAAGCCATTATcaatcctttttttcatttttttttttttttttattgcatgcTGACTGGGTTC
Proteins encoded in this window:
- the IVD gene encoding isovaleryl-CoA dehydrogenase, mitochondrial isoform X2, whose protein sequence is MAAAVIGRAAGCAGLRRARRLQALGLRRRGCAGLAVDDTVNGLSDEQRQLRQTMTKFCQEHLAPKAQQIDQENEFRGMREFWKKLGELGVLGITAPAEYGGSALGYLDHVLVMEEISRASAAVGLSYGAHSNLCINQLVRNGNEAQKNKYLPKLISGEHIGALAMSEPNAGSDVVSMKLKADKKGDYFVLNGNKFWITNGPDADVLIVYAKTDVNAVPASRGITAFIVERGMPGFSTAQKLDKLGMRGSNTCELIFEDCKIPAENILGTLSKGVYVLMSGLDLERLVLSGGPLGLMQAVLDHAIPYLHVREAFGQKIGHFQLMQGKMADMYTRLMACRQYVYNVAKACDQGHFNAKDCAGVILYSAECATQVALDGIQCLGGNGYINDYPMGRFLRDAKLYEIGAGTSEVRRLIIGRAFNATFK
- the IVD gene encoding isovaleryl-CoA dehydrogenase, mitochondrial isoform X1 yields the protein MAAAVIGRAAGCAGLRRARRLQALGLRRRGCAGLAVDDTVNGLSDEQRQEFWKKLGELGVLGITAPAEYGGSALGYLDHVLVMEEISRASAAVGLSYGAHSNLCINQLVRNGNEAQKNKYLPKLISGEHIGALAMSEPNAGSDVVSMKLKADKKGDYFVLNGNKFWITNGPDADVLIVYAKTDVNAVPASRGITAFIVERGMPGFSTAQKLDKLGMRGSNTCELIFEDCKIPAENILGTLSKGVYVLMSGLDLERLVLSGGPLGLMQAVLDHAIPYLHVREAFGQKIGHFQLMQGKMADMYTRLMACRQYVYNVAKACDQGHFNAKDCAGVILYSAECATQVALDGIQCLGGNGYINDYPMGRFLRDAKLYEIGAGTSEVRRLIIGRAFNATFK